Proteins from one Amycolatopsis benzoatilytica AK 16/65 genomic window:
- a CDS encoding DUF1062 domain-containing protein: MLCHWTVLPTCLPLVRRRCHACAAEKFRADGKFRVNANHKLVDAWLLVLCTGCGDTAKLTVFERARVRSVRPDLLDRLHHNDPGLAADLLQEPVLQRRNRVSLDWSGAWRLDTHGSDHLDREAVDVEVRFEARIPVRPARLIAEGFGLSRGEVERLVEDGKAVSASRLTGKVTGDFAFTLKH; the protein is encoded by the coding sequence ATGCTCTGTCATTGGACAGTCCTGCCCACCTGCCTTCCGCTCGTCCGCCGGCGCTGCCATGCGTGCGCGGCGGAGAAGTTCCGGGCGGACGGCAAGTTCCGGGTCAACGCCAACCACAAGCTCGTCGACGCGTGGCTGCTCGTGCTCTGCACCGGCTGCGGGGACACCGCGAAGCTCACGGTCTTCGAGCGAGCACGCGTCCGTTCGGTCCGGCCGGATCTGCTGGACCGGTTGCACCACAACGATCCCGGCCTCGCCGCCGACCTGCTCCAGGAGCCGGTTCTCCAGCGCCGGAACCGGGTTTCGCTCGACTGGTCCGGGGCCTGGCGGCTGGACACACACGGTTCGGACCACCTGGATCGCGAGGCGGTCGACGTCGAAGTCCGTTTCGAAGCCCGGATCCCGGTCCGGCCGGCGCGGCTGATCGCCGAAGGGTTCGGGCTTTCCCGCGGCGAGGTCGAGCGGCTGGTCGAAGACGGCAAGGCGGTGTCGGCGAGCCGGCTGACCGGCAAGGTGACCGGCGATTTCGCGTTCACGCTGAAACACTGA
- the shbA gene encoding RNA polymerase sigma factor ShbA gives MPAERLGYDGQVRAAVEGDRTAAEELLAAVRPLVVRYCQARIGRTEALSSADDVVQEICLALLAALPGYRHQGRPFLAFVYGIAQHKVADAHRATARNRAEPMAELPESPDPSAGPEQQLLRTELNDRLTRLLEVLPERQREIVLLRVVLGLSAEDTAVTVGSTPGAVRVAQHRALQRLRAAVERQA, from the coding sequence CTGCCGGCCGAACGCCTCGGCTACGACGGCCAGGTGCGCGCGGCCGTCGAGGGCGACCGCACGGCAGCGGAGGAACTGCTCGCCGCGGTCCGGCCGCTGGTCGTGCGCTACTGCCAGGCCCGGATAGGCAGGACGGAAGCGCTTTCGTCAGCGGACGACGTGGTCCAGGAGATCTGCCTGGCACTGCTCGCCGCACTGCCCGGCTACCGGCACCAGGGGCGGCCCTTCCTGGCCTTCGTCTACGGAATCGCCCAGCACAAGGTCGCGGACGCGCACCGGGCGACCGCACGCAACCGGGCCGAGCCGATGGCCGAACTGCCGGAATCGCCGGACCCCTCCGCCGGCCCGGAGCAACAGCTGCTGCGGACGGAGCTGAACGACCGGCTGACCCGGCTGCTGGAGGTGTTGCCGGAGCGACAGCGGGAAATCGTGCTGCTGCGCGTCGTGCTCGGACTGTCCGCGGAGGACACCGCGGTCACCGTCGGCTCGACACCGGGCGCGGTGCGGGTCGCACAGCACCGGGCGCTGCAACGGCTGCGGGCGGCGGTCGAGCGGCAAGCCTGA
- a CDS encoding WXG100 family type VII secretion target encodes MALGQFQISFATMQDTVGQAKQQSGQITELLDQMKAVIEGQRENWTGVAADMFHETYNYCHQAALTLPQALDAASQTLAQINEGTSNTEGNNAKRFA; translated from the coding sequence ATGGCTTTGGGCCAGTTCCAGATCAGCTTCGCCACGATGCAGGACACCGTCGGGCAGGCGAAGCAGCAGTCCGGGCAGATCACCGAGCTGCTGGACCAGATGAAGGCAGTGATCGAAGGCCAGCGCGAGAACTGGACCGGCGTCGCCGCCGACATGTTCCACGAGACCTACAACTACTGCCACCAGGCTGCGCTCACCCTTCCGCAGGCGCTGGACGCCGCCTCGCAGACCCTCGCGCAGATCAACGAGGGCACTTCGAACACCGAAGGCAACAACGCCAAGCGATTCGCCTAG
- a CDS encoding type VII secretion protein EccC, with protein sequence MSTETVKRGPRAAGPEMPDGQEELQEPPVMAEPAARDFNSLLMMLPMAIGSLVMVLAFSGVAGSSPFTYVIGGGMGVSMIAMSLGQLSRAAAERKRKMQAERRDYLRYIAQVRDRARSTAEEQRRAVAWNNPSPDSLWALATGPRLWERRISHEDFARVRIGLGAQQSALELVPPVTKPIEDLEPLSAISLRRFTETYRTLSGIPTAVGLRSFTSVEFDGDPDAAVALVRAMLAQLVAFHSPDELRLAVLTAETAQAQWDWVKWLPHNNHPTLRDAAGPLRLLAADHDELMDVLGPDVADRDDHDKTVGPTTTEPFVVIVAHLAAIPESSRLLGAGLRNVVLLDVTGSLPGGPKVLRLTAKDDLVEFPAGSGVGSAARDELSVTQAEGLARLLAPKRTSGTLEIADQPLESDFGLTALLGIKDVHTFDVPAQWRPRAVQRARMSVPIGVTEDGEIVELDLKESAQGGMGPHGMLIGATGSGKSELLRTLVLGLAATHSSEILNFVLVDFKGGATFLGMDRLPHTSATITNLADELPLVDRMQDSLNGEMVRRQEQLRASGYPSLYEYEKARAAGEQLAPMPTLFLVVDEFSELLSAKPEFMELFVSVGRLGRSLGVHLLLASQRLDEGRIHRVEGHLSYRIALRTFSSMESRSVIGAGSAYELPPEPGNGYLKIDTTNLVRFKAAYVSGPVPAGSGDTSATAAARASREVVPFFTQAHPAKLIVRDDEPEQAEKRSDADALEAAAPGGPTLADVFIDRLTGAGPAARQVWLPPLAESPSLDSLLPSVLPDPVRGMSVQDPAHWGRLRVPMGMIDRPFEQVRELLMADLSSAAGHLAVVGGPKTGKSTLLRTLVLALAMTHTPQEVQFYGLDFGGGGIMPLSGLPHVGSVATRLERDRVVRTIEEISQVMEHREALFSEHGIESMEAYRALRRSGRIEDPFGDVFLVVDGWYSLKNDYGELEQKIGELASRGLSFGVHVAIGATRWSEIRPYLRDLLQTRFELRLGDPMESEIGSRKAKTVPNQPGRGLTPDGLHFLAGLPRMDGSGDTGDLAAATKAVAEEVHLFWPGAPAPSVRLLPAKLPMAKLPPPDGDLRIALGQDEQRLLPVYHDFAATPHLLAFGDNETGKTNLLRLVLRSVLARYQPSEAKIVLADPGRLLDAEVPEEYRVGYATTTEALQELAQQASVSLTPRVPDQTITADRLKRRDWWTGPRLFFVIDDYQLLTTGMGSPLEPLLSLLSQGSYIGFHLILGRSTSGAMRALADPVVRRIWELGSPGVVFSYPKEEGKFLGEATPRQLPAGRAQLVTRRGVKVVQTGFVPEDDDRPADGQFPLVTTDRGVR encoded by the coding sequence ATGAGCACGGAAACGGTGAAGCGGGGCCCGCGCGCGGCGGGCCCCGAGATGCCCGACGGCCAGGAGGAGCTGCAGGAACCGCCGGTGATGGCGGAGCCGGCGGCGCGCGATTTCAACTCGCTGCTGATGATGCTGCCGATGGCCATCGGGTCGCTGGTGATGGTGCTGGCGTTCTCCGGGGTCGCGGGCAGCTCGCCGTTCACCTACGTCATCGGCGGCGGCATGGGCGTGTCCATGATCGCGATGAGCCTCGGGCAGCTGTCCCGCGCGGCCGCCGAACGCAAGCGCAAGATGCAGGCCGAACGGCGCGACTACCTGCGCTACATCGCCCAGGTGCGGGACCGGGCGCGGTCGACCGCCGAGGAGCAGCGGCGGGCGGTGGCGTGGAACAACCCGTCGCCGGACTCGCTGTGGGCGCTCGCGACGGGGCCGCGGCTGTGGGAGCGGCGGATCAGCCACGAGGACTTCGCGCGGGTGCGGATCGGGCTCGGCGCCCAGCAGTCGGCGCTGGAGCTGGTGCCGCCGGTGACCAAGCCGATCGAGGACCTGGAACCGCTTTCGGCGATTTCGCTGCGCCGGTTCACCGAGACCTACCGCACGCTGTCCGGCATTCCGACCGCGGTCGGGCTGCGCAGTTTCACCAGCGTCGAGTTCGACGGCGATCCGGACGCGGCGGTCGCGCTGGTGCGCGCGATGCTCGCGCAACTGGTCGCCTTCCACTCGCCGGACGAACTGCGGCTGGCGGTGCTCACCGCCGAAACCGCGCAAGCCCAGTGGGACTGGGTGAAATGGCTGCCGCACAACAACCATCCGACGTTGCGCGACGCGGCCGGCCCGCTGCGGCTGCTCGCCGCCGACCACGACGAGCTGATGGACGTCCTCGGCCCGGACGTGGCCGACCGCGACGACCACGACAAGACCGTCGGGCCGACCACCACCGAACCGTTCGTGGTGATCGTGGCGCACCTGGCGGCGATCCCGGAGTCCTCGCGGCTGCTCGGCGCGGGGCTGCGCAACGTGGTGCTGCTGGACGTGACCGGTTCGCTGCCCGGCGGGCCCAAAGTCCTGCGGCTGACCGCCAAGGACGACCTGGTCGAATTCCCGGCGGGCAGCGGCGTGGGCTCGGCGGCTCGGGACGAGCTTTCGGTGACGCAGGCCGAGGGACTGGCCCGGCTGCTCGCGCCGAAGCGCACCAGCGGCACGCTGGAAATCGCCGACCAGCCCTTGGAAAGCGACTTCGGGCTCACCGCGCTGCTGGGCATCAAGGACGTGCACACCTTCGACGTGCCGGCGCAATGGCGGCCGCGCGCGGTGCAGCGGGCCCGGATGTCGGTGCCGATCGGCGTGACCGAGGACGGCGAGATCGTCGAGCTGGACCTCAAAGAGTCGGCGCAGGGCGGAATGGGCCCGCACGGGATGCTGATCGGCGCGACCGGCTCCGGCAAGTCCGAGCTGCTGCGCACCCTGGTGCTCGGGCTGGCCGCCACGCACTCGTCGGAGATCCTCAACTTCGTGCTCGTCGACTTCAAAGGCGGCGCGACGTTCCTCGGCATGGACCGGCTGCCGCACACCTCGGCGACGATCACCAACCTCGCCGACGAACTGCCGCTGGTCGACCGGATGCAGGACTCGCTCAACGGCGAAATGGTGCGGCGGCAGGAACAGCTGCGCGCGAGCGGCTATCCGTCGCTCTACGAATACGAAAAAGCGCGCGCCGCGGGCGAGCAGCTGGCCCCGATGCCGACGCTGTTCCTGGTCGTGGACGAGTTCTCCGAGCTGCTGAGCGCGAAGCCGGAGTTCATGGAGCTGTTCGTGTCGGTGGGACGGCTCGGCCGCAGCCTCGGCGTGCACCTGCTGCTCGCGTCGCAGCGGCTGGACGAGGGCCGCATCCACCGGGTGGAAGGCCATTTGTCCTACCGGATCGCGTTGCGCACGTTCTCCTCGATGGAGTCCCGCAGCGTGATCGGCGCGGGCAGCGCCTACGAACTTCCGCCGGAACCGGGCAACGGTTACCTGAAGATCGACACCACGAACCTGGTGCGGTTCAAGGCCGCCTACGTATCCGGTCCGGTGCCCGCGGGCAGCGGCGACACCTCGGCGACGGCCGCTGCACGGGCGAGCCGGGAGGTCGTCCCGTTCTTCACCCAGGCGCACCCCGCGAAGCTCATCGTGCGCGACGACGAGCCTGAGCAGGCCGAGAAGCGGTCCGACGCGGACGCGCTCGAAGCGGCCGCGCCGGGCGGGCCGACGCTCGCCGACGTGTTCATCGACCGGCTGACCGGCGCCGGTCCGGCGGCGCGGCAGGTGTGGCTGCCGCCGCTGGCGGAATCGCCGAGCCTGGATTCCCTGCTGCCGAGCGTGCTGCCGGACCCGGTGCGCGGGATGTCCGTGCAGGACCCGGCGCACTGGGGACGGCTGCGGGTGCCGATGGGCATGATCGACCGGCCGTTCGAGCAGGTGCGCGAACTGCTGATGGCCGACCTGTCGTCGGCGGCCGGGCACCTCGCGGTGGTCGGCGGGCCCAAGACCGGCAAATCGACGCTGCTGCGCACCCTGGTGCTGGCGCTGGCGATGACGCACACCCCGCAGGAGGTCCAGTTCTACGGGCTGGACTTCGGCGGCGGCGGGATCATGCCGCTGTCCGGGCTGCCGCACGTCGGCTCGGTCGCCACCCGGCTCGAACGCGACCGGGTGGTCCGGACCATCGAAGAGATCTCGCAGGTCATGGAACATCGCGAGGCGCTGTTCTCCGAGCACGGCATCGAATCCATGGAGGCTTACCGCGCGCTGCGCCGCAGCGGACGGATCGAGGATCCGTTCGGCGACGTGTTCCTGGTGGTGGACGGCTGGTACAGCCTCAAGAACGACTACGGCGAGCTGGAGCAGAAGATCGGCGAGCTGGCTTCGCGCGGCTTGTCGTTCGGGGTGCACGTGGCGATCGGCGCGACCCGCTGGTCGGAGATCCGGCCCTACCTGCGGGACCTGCTGCAGACCCGGTTCGAGCTGCGGCTCGGCGATCCGATGGAATCGGAAATCGGCTCCCGCAAAGCGAAAACCGTGCCTAACCAGCCGGGCCGCGGCCTGACCCCGGACGGCCTGCACTTCCTCGCCGGGCTGCCGCGGATGGACGGCAGCGGGGACACCGGGGACCTCGCCGCCGCTACCAAGGCGGTCGCCGAGGAGGTGCACCTGTTCTGGCCGGGCGCGCCCGCCCCGTCGGTGCGGCTGCTGCCGGCGAAACTGCCGATGGCGAAGCTGCCGCCGCCCGACGGCGACCTGCGGATCGCGCTGGGCCAGGACGAGCAGCGGCTGTTGCCGGTGTACCACGATTTCGCCGCCACCCCGCATCTGCTCGCGTTCGGCGACAACGAAACCGGCAAGACGAACCTGCTGCGCCTGGTGCTGCGCTCGGTGCTGGCGCGCTACCAGCCGAGCGAAGCGAAGATCGTGCTCGCCGACCCGGGACGGCTGCTGGACGCCGAGGTGCCCGAGGAGTACCGCGTCGGATACGCGACCACCACCGAGGCGCTGCAGGAGCTCGCGCAGCAGGCGAGCGTGTCGCTCACGCCGCGAGTGCCGGACCAGACCATCACCGCGGACCGGCTCAAGCGCCGCGACTGGTGGACCGGGCCGCGGCTGTTCTTCGTGATCGACGACTACCAGCTGCTGACCACCGGCATGGGGTCGCCGCTGGAACCGCTGCTTTCCTTGCTGTCGCAGGGTTCCTACATCGGGTTCCACCTGATCCTCGGCCGCAGCACCTCGGGCGCGATGCGTGCGCTGGCCGATCCGGTGGTGCGCCGGATCTGGGAGCTGGGCAGCCCGGGCGTGGTCTTCTCCTATCCCAAGGAGGAGGGCAAGTTCCTCGGCGAGGCGACGCCGCGGCAGCTGCCCGCCGGTCGCGCTCAGCTGGTCACCCGGCGCGGCGTGAAGGTGGTGCAGACCGGGTTCGTCCCGGAGGACGACGACCGGCCCGCCGACGGCCAGTTCCCGCTCGTGACGACCGACAGGGGTGTGCGATGA
- a CDS encoding WXG100 family type VII secretion target produces the protein MASQDGARVDTTVMRKGAQTITDTGQNITGVNQRVDSTMQTLFGTWRSDSATVFTQAMTQFDQTVRKIVQKLDQLAQNVQTSASEYDSRDSDNTSTAHSNAAVIGGGGLQGF, from the coding sequence ATGGCTTCGCAGGACGGCGCTCGCGTCGACACCACCGTCATGCGCAAGGGCGCGCAGACGATCACCGACACCGGGCAGAACATCACCGGGGTGAACCAGCGGGTGGACAGCACCATGCAGACGCTGTTCGGCACCTGGCGGTCCGACTCGGCCACGGTGTTCACCCAGGCCATGACCCAGTTCGACCAGACGGTCCGCAAGATCGTGCAGAAACTGGACCAGCTCGCGCAGAACGTCCAGACCTCGGCCAGCGAATACGACAGCCGCGACTCGGACAACACCTCCACCGCGCACAGCAACGCCGCCGTCATCGGCGGCGGCGGCCTGCAGGGCTTCTGA
- a CDS encoding type VII secretion protein EccB, producing MVQTQKDHVEAYSFLIGRMTSALVLGDASHLEVPARRAWVGLLVGLALGVLVAVGFFVYGLIAHRTGAAPAAPAVRRV from the coding sequence ATGGTGCAGACGCAGAAAGACCACGTCGAGGCGTATTCGTTCCTGATCGGGCGGATGACCTCGGCACTCGTGCTGGGCGACGCGAGCCACCTGGAGGTGCCCGCGCGGCGGGCCTGGGTCGGCCTGCTGGTCGGGCTGGCGCTCGGCGTGCTGGTCGCGGTCGGGTTCTTCGTGTACGGGCTGATCGCGCACCGCACCGGCGCCGCGCCGGCCGCGCCCGCCGTCCGCCGGGTCTGA
- a CDS encoding LysR substrate-binding domain-containing protein, which translates to MLDPRLCRSFLAVAETRSFTAAAKRLGVGQPTVSQHIRRLETEAGGLLFARDTHAVDLTARGQAMLGFAQTIVDTEERASRHFRGAQVRGRVRFGVSEDFALGELPGVLRRLRESHPLVDVELHVELSDVLARRIAEGRLDLVLGKRRPEAAGPGRLLRREPLVWIGSAATELLPGHPVPLVQYPMPSVTRQLAVEALERAGLEWRAACLTSSLTGLRAAAAAGLGITVHARNLVPADLLELPAELGLPDPGEVDFVLLSRDGGEGPVAALAEFVVAQVGAEPGGFGADG; encoded by the coding sequence ATGCTGGACCCGCGGCTGTGCCGTTCCTTCCTCGCGGTGGCGGAGACCCGCAGCTTCACCGCGGCGGCGAAGCGGCTCGGCGTGGGCCAGCCCACAGTCAGCCAGCACATCCGGCGGCTGGAGACCGAAGCGGGCGGGCTGCTTTTCGCCCGCGACACGCACGCGGTCGATCTCACCGCGCGCGGCCAGGCGATGCTCGGCTTCGCGCAGACCATTGTGGACACCGAGGAACGCGCGAGCAGGCACTTCCGCGGTGCGCAGGTACGCGGCCGGGTCCGGTTCGGCGTGTCCGAGGACTTCGCGCTCGGCGAACTGCCCGGGGTACTGCGCCGGTTGCGGGAAAGCCACCCGCTGGTGGACGTCGAGCTGCACGTGGAGCTGTCCGACGTGCTGGCCCGCCGGATCGCCGAGGGGAGGCTCGACCTGGTGCTGGGCAAGCGCCGCCCGGAGGCGGCCGGGCCCGGGCGGCTGCTGCGCCGCGAACCGCTGGTGTGGATCGGATCGGCGGCCACCGAGCTGCTGCCCGGTCACCCAGTGCCGCTGGTGCAGTACCCGATGCCGTCGGTCACGCGGCAGTTGGCGGTGGAGGCGCTGGAACGGGCGGGCCTGGAATGGCGCGCGGCCTGCCTGACGTCGAGCCTCACCGGCCTGCGCGCCGCGGCGGCCGCCGGGCTGGGGATCACCGTGCACGCGCGGAACCTGGTGCCGGCGGATCTGCTGGAGCTGCCCGCGGAGCTGGGACTGCCGGATCCGGGCGAGGTCGACTTCGTGCTGCTGTCCCGCGACGGCGGGGAGGGTCCGGTGGCGGCGCTGGCGGAGTTCGTGGTCGCGCAAGTCGGTGCCGAGCCCGGCGGATTCGGCGCCGACGGCTGA
- a CDS encoding bile acid:sodium symporter family protein yields the protein MTTVLASLSRPVSTLLAKLRIDPFIAAILATVGVASLLPASGAVATGFGLASKIAVGLLFFLYGARLSSQEAIEGMRHWRLHVTVLAATFVVFPLLGLAASFLSPGLLTSPLYTGVLFLCLLPSTVQSSIAFTSIAKGNVAAAICSASVSNLLGIVATPLLVALLLAADGPGVSGSAVLDIVLQLLVPFVAGQFARRWIGEWVKQHAAPLKLVDRGSILLVVYTAFSEGMTEGIWHTLDLGPLLVLVAVCCVLLAAVLGITSGGARLLGFDRADRITIVFCGSKKSLASGLPMATVLFGHAQVGLIVLPLMLFHQIQLIVCAAMARRYARQEPAELVAVG from the coding sequence ATGACCACCGTGCTCGCCTCGCTCTCCCGTCCCGTCTCGACGCTGCTGGCCAAGCTGCGGATCGACCCGTTCATCGCCGCGATCCTCGCCACCGTGGGAGTGGCGTCGCTGCTGCCCGCCTCCGGCGCGGTCGCGACCGGGTTCGGGCTCGCGTCGAAGATCGCCGTCGGGCTGCTGTTCTTCCTTTACGGCGCACGGCTTTCCAGCCAGGAAGCGATCGAGGGGATGCGGCACTGGCGGCTGCACGTCACGGTGCTGGCCGCCACCTTCGTGGTGTTCCCGCTGCTGGGCCTGGCCGCGTCGTTCCTCTCCCCCGGCCTGCTGACCTCGCCGCTCTACACCGGCGTCCTGTTCCTCTGCCTGCTGCCCTCGACGGTCCAGTCGTCGATCGCGTTCACCTCGATCGCGAAGGGCAATGTCGCGGCGGCGATCTGCAGCGCGTCGGTGTCGAACCTGCTCGGCATCGTCGCGACCCCGCTGCTGGTCGCGCTCCTGCTGGCCGCCGACGGGCCGGGGGTGAGCGGATCCGCGGTGCTGGACATCGTGCTGCAGCTGCTGGTCCCGTTCGTCGCCGGCCAGTTCGCCCGCCGCTGGATCGGCGAGTGGGTGAAGCAGCACGCCGCGCCGCTGAAGCTGGTCGACCGCGGCTCGATCCTGCTGGTGGTGTACACCGCGTTCAGCGAGGGGATGACCGAAGGCATCTGGCACACACTCGACCTCGGCCCGCTGCTGGTCCTGGTCGCGGTCTGCTGCGTCCTGCTGGCCGCGGTGCTCGGCATCACGAGCGGAGGCGCGCGGCTGCTGGGGTTCGACCGCGCGGACCGGATCACGATCGTGTTCTGCGGGTCGAAGAAGAGCCTCGCGAGCGGCCTGCCGATGGCGACGGTGCTGTTCGGGCACGCCCAGGTAGGGCTCATCGTGCTGCCGCTGATGCTGTTCCACCAGATCCAGCTGATCGTGTGCGCCGCGATGGCCCGCCGGTACGCGCGGCAGGAGCCGGCCGAACTGGTCGCGGTCGGCTGA
- a CDS encoding WhiB family transcriptional regulator: MELTATSWLARAACQDEDPELFFPISDMGPGAQQVAKAKAVCARCPVRAECLSYALDNGLGNGIFGGTTELERRKLVRTGSAAAQHRVA; this comes from the coding sequence ATGGAACTCACGGCCACCAGCTGGCTTGCCCGCGCGGCGTGCCAGGACGAGGACCCGGAACTGTTCTTCCCGATTTCCGACATGGGACCCGGGGCGCAGCAGGTCGCGAAGGCCAAGGCGGTCTGCGCACGATGCCCGGTCCGCGCGGAATGCCTTTCCTATGCTCTCGACAACGGTCTCGGCAACGGGATCTTCGGGGGAACCACCGAGCTGGAGCGCCGGAAGCTGGTTCGCACCGGCTCCGCCGCCGCACAGCATCGAGTCGCCTGA
- a CDS encoding VOC family protein — protein sequence MGSVKQVQVTFDCAEPMRVATFWCEVLGYVFPPPPPGFASWEEFDQSLPPEAQGSAAACVDPAGAGPRLYFQRVPEGKVAKNRVHLDVRAATGLVGAERLAALRAESDRLVALGAVQTQVLEADDQNESCINMQDIEGNEFCLD from the coding sequence ATGGGGTCGGTCAAACAGGTTCAAGTCACGTTCGACTGCGCGGAACCGATGCGCGTCGCCACGTTCTGGTGCGAGGTGCTGGGGTACGTCTTCCCGCCGCCTCCGCCGGGATTCGCCAGCTGGGAGGAGTTCGACCAGTCGTTGCCGCCGGAGGCGCAGGGCAGCGCGGCGGCCTGCGTCGACCCGGCCGGAGCCGGGCCGCGGCTGTACTTCCAGCGGGTGCCCGAGGGCAAGGTCGCGAAGAACCGGGTGCATCTCGACGTGCGGGCCGCCACCGGACTGGTCGGAGCGGAGCGCCTCGCCGCGCTGCGGGCCGAAAGCGACCGGCTGGTCGCGCTCGGCGCGGTGCAGACACAGGTGCTCGAGGCCGACGACCAGAACGAATCGTGCATCAACATGCAGGACATCGAGGGCAACGAGTTCTGCCTCGACTGA
- the eccD gene encoding type VII secretion integral membrane protein EccD codes for MTASTGELCRITVYGPQGRADLAVPMSVPLTSLLPVLLRHTGGREDLGGSWVLQRLGEDPLDASGTPESLDWKEGEEFHLRPREDPLPELDFDDIADGMATAVGRQPGRWRPEFNRGLFLGFAIFSLAVLARVLLYPGSIGLSAIGGGVVSLGLLVAAVATGVRSEDRALLTLLGLGGCAFAFVAGAVAVAGIGPAFDLQSAPLLTGCLTFALAGGLVLGGRAAWSPSIPFVPFGAVVATGAGGAIALWLHLGAEFSTVQTAGLVSFVLVGFLVFAPRVGIRFARIRGPQLPRSAGELQYDIEPAPAEQMVRQTGYANGYLTIACLAAATVFTACFPFLVDGGLFPAILGGLVSAAVLMRSRALLGGWQRVPLAVAGAIGLVLLGLSLIEPLPTGWRGACLAGLGLVFFLLLLAMLRPPPRRLLPIWGHLANWLETLSAVAMIPVLLQLFGVYVWAAGLTG; via the coding sequence ATGACCGCTTCGACCGGCGAACTGTGCCGGATCACCGTGTACGGGCCGCAGGGCCGCGCGGACCTGGCGGTGCCGATGTCCGTGCCGTTGACCAGCCTGCTCCCGGTGCTGTTGCGGCACACCGGCGGCCGCGAGGACCTCGGCGGCTCCTGGGTGCTGCAGCGGCTCGGCGAAGACCCGCTCGACGCGTCCGGCACGCCGGAGTCGCTGGACTGGAAGGAAGGCGAGGAGTTCCACCTTCGCCCGCGCGAGGATCCGTTGCCGGAACTGGATTTCGACGACATCGCCGACGGGATGGCGACCGCGGTGGGCAGGCAGCCCGGCCGCTGGCGCCCGGAGTTCAACCGCGGCCTGTTCCTCGGGTTCGCGATCTTCTCCCTCGCGGTGCTCGCCCGGGTGCTGCTCTACCCGGGTTCGATCGGGCTGAGCGCGATCGGCGGCGGAGTGGTTTCGCTGGGATTGCTCGTCGCGGCGGTGGCGACCGGCGTGCGGTCGGAGGACCGCGCGCTGCTGACGCTGCTCGGGCTCGGCGGATGCGCGTTCGCCTTCGTGGCGGGCGCGGTCGCGGTCGCCGGGATCGGACCGGCTTTCGACCTGCAGAGCGCGCCGCTGCTGACCGGCTGCCTGACCTTCGCGCTGGCCGGCGGGCTCGTGCTCGGCGGACGGGCCGCCTGGTCGCCGTCGATCCCGTTCGTGCCGTTCGGCGCCGTGGTGGCGACCGGCGCCGGCGGGGCGATCGCGTTGTGGCTGCACCTGGGCGCGGAGTTCAGCACCGTGCAGACCGCCGGGCTGGTTTCCTTCGTGCTGGTCGGTTTCCTGGTGTTCGCGCCGCGGGTCGGCATCCGGTTCGCGCGCATCCGCGGGCCGCAGCTGCCTCGTTCGGCCGGGGAACTGCAGTACGACATCGAACCGGCACCGGCCGAGCAGATGGTGCGCCAGACCGGCTACGCCAACGGCTACCTGACCATCGCCTGCCTCGCCGCCGCGACGGTGTTCACCGCCTGCTTCCCGTTCCTCGTCGACGGCGGGCTCTTCCCGGCGATCCTGGGCGGGCTGGTGTCGGCTGCGGTGCTGATGCGCTCGCGCGCGCTGCTCGGCGGGTGGCAGCGGGTGCCGTTGGCGGTGGCCGGTGCGATCGGCCTGGTCCTGCTCGGGCTTTCGCTGATCGAGCCGCTGCCGACCGGGTGGCGCGGGGCCTGCCTCGCCGGGCTGGGCCTGGTGTTCTTCCTGCTCCTGCTGGCGATGCTGCGCCCGCCGCCGCGGCGGCTGCTGCCGATCTGGGGGCATCTGGCGAACTGGCTGGAAACGCTGAGCGCGGTGGCGATGATCCCGGTCCTGCTGCAGCTGTTCGGCGTCTATGTGTGGGCCGCCGGGCTCACCGGGTGA